The DNA segment tatgtatatattttttagattaACACTGAATATTGTAATAGAGAAATGTATTCAGTACATTTTGTGATGGGACAAAATAAGTTTGTAACATAAATATTAATtaagaaaataatattaatgCGGCATCCATGAAATAAACGGAGGCAATACACATAAATAcaaatccccccaaaaaaattttgttaaaaaaatcccTTTTTCAGATAAATGCCGTTACAGTTGCAAAAAGATACATTTAATCATATGTCAAAATATAAACAAGAAATGAGTTGACGCGTCCCATTTCAACCATCCTTCATATTTATCGGCAAAAAACCAATGAACTCTGGAATTGTACGCAGCCTTTCCGACTGAACCAGGAAGTGTTACCCAAACAAACGACGTTAGCGTCTCCAGCTAGCTGCCGCATTTCCTCGTAATTTTAACAAATAACCACAATGGGACTGTTCGGAAAGTCATCAGATAGGCCACCGAAAGAACAGGCAAGTACCGACTGTGCCATTGTTGGAGTACGTTTCTATTTAGGGGACGTTTCTGTATACGTTAGCCGAGGCTGCTAACGCAAACTGCCCTTTAAAAACTCCAGCGAAGTCGTTATCAGTCGGAAACAATTGTCAGTCGTCGTTAACAGCAATTCATGGAAACACTTTTTCACTTATACATCGCGGAAGAGGTCAAACATATAGCGTGAATTTCTTTTGAATCGCTTTTATTGTGCGTGTTTTTAGCATGTAGGCTTAGCCTCTGTGCTCCGCGATGTAAACAGTCCCAGATGCTGAACTTTAATACAAGTCAAAGACTGACGTCAAACGTCACCGAATAATAGTCCATTTCGGCGACTTTGTTTGGGCTTCATAGTTCCCAGTAGGGATGCATTTCGCACTGTAATGTGTTATTCTTCTGTACAAGCACCGTTTGTTTTGGATTAATTGGAAACTGTAGAATAGATCAAATGGCAAACTCATTTAAAGCTAAAGTAAGGATCGTTTTGATGTTGTACACTTTATTCATGTTTCTATAGTCGTTCCTGAGGAAACGTGAATTGAATTTTGCTTTTTGAACCTCAATTTTATCTTTACAGGTCACAGAGTGGTCTCAAAAAATCAGAAAGGAAACAAGAGTGTTAGACAAACAAATAAGAGGTGAGGTGTCTGGCCTGTTTCACTTTGAGTTTTAGATGTATTTTGTTCGCTTTCAAAGGGTTATGGTGACACTGAAGGTGGTGTGATTGTTGTGAAACAGAAGATGGAATTTGCTTTACAAAACTGTAAAAGTAAATGTATATTGTACTTTTTATTTGAAGTGATATAAAAGCGGGACATGATGAAATGAAGGTATACAATGAAATATGTTGCAGATATCCAAAGAGAACAAGAAAAAGTCAAGCGGTCGATCAAAGAATCAGCCAAAAAAGGCAACAAGGATGTTTGTGTCATTCTGGCTAAAGAGTTGGTCCAGTCCAGACGAGCAGTGACGAAGCTCTACTCCTCCAAAGCTCACATGAACTCTGTTCAGCTCAGCATGAAGAACCAGCTCGGTGAGCCAACGAATGTTGCACACACGTACGAATCGATCACAGGAGATCAAGTCTGTGTTGTCCAAACAGGTCTGCTGCGTGTGGCTGGGGCGCTGCAGAAGAGCACAGAGGTCATGAAGGCCATGCAGAAGCTGGTTAAAGTTCCGGAGATCCAGGCCACAATGAGGGATCTCTCCAAAGAGATGATGAAGGTCAGGCCCCCCATAAATACATCCTTTTGAAAGTGAGTCCTTTAAACACAATTTGGTTCACAGGCTGGCATCATCGAGGAAATGCTTGAAGACACGTTTGAGGGCatggaggacgaagaggagctggaggaagaggcagaggaggagattGACAACATCCTCTTCGAGATCACAGCAGGTGAGCAAGcaagttttttcttcattgaaaTTGAGATTGAAAAACAAACGCTTCCCTCGGAGCTGAAGTAGGCTGTGGCACTCCGCGGGGAAAaaacctggcaacccactcGGCTCAGAGGCGCTGCACTGTGACTTCAGCAGTGACGGCACCGTCTCGTGACCAAGTAGGAGCGGGTCAACAACAGTTTTAAGATTAGCGTTTTTGCTCATTACTTGATGGCTTCCTTCGCTGTCCGTGATGTTGAGTctcaagtgatgtcatcagcgcaGCTGCCTACGTCGTCGTGGTGACCGCTCGGCGTAAAGCGTGATCCAAAGTCGGCGTTATACAGTGTTGAATTTTGAATGTTCACCAGATCCACTTTGAGTTCTGTCAACTGACTCCCCTGGCCAACAGTGAAGACATGTTGTTggttacattacattttagaCCAATTTATTCTTTGTGTTTAGAGAATAATGTAGAAAACCTTGTCGTTCTGCCCGTTTTTGTTCCTACTTTTGAAAGTAAACAGCTAAATTCTTCCACATAATGACAAGCTATCAGGTAGCTGTATCACTAGTTGTTGAACAGAGCTGAGTCAGTCTTCAGTTTTCAAGCATGAGCCACTGGTGCAGATCCTGTTTTTGTGTTCACAAGTAAAtgagtgcacacacacatgcagttcCCAAAGAGCCTGACTGCATTTATTAATCTCATGAGATTCGAACCCCGTGATTCAAGACACCAACTTTAACCAGCTCAGGCTTTTCTATCCAAGTTCTACAGCATCAGGGCTTCAGGGACTAAAAATGTCACCGGGATTCATTAAATTTTTCCTTGAATACACCACAGAAATATGTTATTTGT comes from the Synchiropus splendidus isolate RoL2022-P1 chromosome 16, RoL_Sspl_1.0, whole genome shotgun sequence genome and includes:
- the chmp3 gene encoding charged multivesicular body protein 3 isoform X2, whose protein sequence is MANSFKAKVTEWSQKIRKETRVLDKQIRDIQREQEKVKRSIKESAKKGNKDVCVILAKELVQSRRAVTKLYSSKAHMNSVQLSMKNQLGLLRVAGALQKSTEVMKAMQKLVKVPEIQATMRDLSKEMMKAGIIEEMLEDTFEGMEDEEELEEEAEEEIDNILFEITAGAIGKAPSKVTDPLPEMPGGATAASDEESEEDIEEMQSRLAALRS
- the chmp3 gene encoding charged multivesicular body protein 3 isoform X1, which codes for MGLFGKSSDRPPKEQVTEWSQKIRKETRVLDKQIRDIQREQEKVKRSIKESAKKGNKDVCVILAKELVQSRRAVTKLYSSKAHMNSVQLSMKNQLGLLRVAGALQKSTEVMKAMQKLVKVPEIQATMRDLSKEMMKAGIIEEMLEDTFEGMEDEEELEEEAEEEIDNILFEITAGAIGKAPSKVTDPLPEMPGGATAASDEESEEDIEEMQSRLAALRS